A genome region from Chthoniobacterales bacterium includes the following:
- a CDS encoding OmpH family outer membrane protein: MKKYLTLTLAALSMAFASTASAELKVGTVDMNKVFQGYYKTKDAETKINDARAAAKKELDDRIEGYKKQIDEINKLNDELKKTELSNDTKEQKAKTRDEKINDAKGMEKDINDFRVTREKQLQEQAVRMRNGIVEEINKLIQDKVTAENFDIVFDRSGASLNSVPFLLYARDTFDFSQTIIDTLNKGQTAPAAASATPTATPEKTPKAKK, encoded by the coding sequence ATGAAAAAATACCTCACCCTCACCCTCGCTGCACTCTCCATGGCATTTGCCTCCACGGCCTCTGCTGAACTCAAAGTCGGCACTGTGGACATGAACAAAGTCTTCCAAGGTTACTATAAAACCAAGGACGCCGAGACCAAGATCAACGACGCCCGCGCCGCCGCCAAAAAGGAACTCGACGACCGTATCGAAGGCTACAAAAAGCAGATCGATGAGATCAACAAGCTCAACGATGAGCTCAAGAAAACCGAGTTGAGCAACGACACCAAGGAGCAGAAAGCCAAGACCCGCGACGAGAAGATCAACGACGCGAAAGGCATGGAAAAAGACATCAACGATTTCCGTGTGACTCGCGAAAAACAACTTCAGGAACAAGCCGTTCGGATGCGCAATGGCATCGTTGAGGAAATCAACAAACTCATTCAGGACAAGGTAACTGCGGAAAACTTCGATATCGTTTTTGACCGTTCTGGAGCCAGCTTGAACAGCGTTCCATTCCTCCTCTACGCTCGCGACACCTTCGACTTCAGCCAGACGATCATCGACACACTGAACAAGGGCCAGACCGCTCCAGCGGCGGCTAGCGCCACTCCGACGGCAACTCCAGAGAAGACGCCTAAGGCCAAGAAATAA
- the lpxD gene encoding UDP-3-O-(3-hydroxymyristoyl)glucosamine N-acyltransferase, translating to MILNVQEIVELVGGTLLSGDGATPIQGVASLVESQSSDIAFFANPKYLADLKSTQAGAVLVRPDVEVTIQGALIAVENPSLAFTTIMAKFRPEPPVWAQGIHPRAVIGENCQIDPTVSIQPNVVIEPGVTIGVGTVIGANTYIGHGSILGENCLIYPNVTIRERAQIGSRVIIHSGAVIGSDGYGFEMIDGRHQKIPQIGIVQLDDDVEIGANTTIDRARFGRTWIGAGTKIDNLVQIAHNVVIGKHCLIIAQVGISGSTHLGNYVIVAGGAGIVGHVKIGDQAIIGAKAGVSKNIPAGTKWIGYYAEPAKDMAEKLAYQSRLPKLFARVKALEKSASAE from the coding sequence ATGATTCTGAACGTCCAAGAAATCGTCGAACTCGTCGGGGGCACATTGTTATCTGGCGATGGCGCGACTCCCATTCAAGGCGTCGCCTCGCTGGTCGAGTCGCAGTCGAGTGACATAGCATTCTTCGCCAATCCCAAATATTTGGCGGACTTAAAGAGCACCCAGGCTGGGGCAGTTCTGGTTCGGCCCGACGTAGAGGTGACGATCCAAGGCGCGCTCATCGCCGTGGAAAATCCCTCACTCGCCTTCACTACCATCATGGCAAAATTCCGCCCCGAACCGCCGGTTTGGGCACAAGGGATTCATCCACGAGCGGTCATCGGAGAAAATTGTCAAATCGATCCCACGGTTTCCATTCAGCCAAATGTCGTGATTGAACCCGGGGTCACAATCGGTGTGGGCACGGTCATTGGCGCCAATACCTACATTGGCCACGGCAGCATCCTGGGAGAAAACTGCCTGATTTATCCGAACGTCACTATTCGCGAGCGCGCCCAGATCGGCAGCCGCGTCATCATCCACAGCGGAGCCGTCATCGGGTCCGATGGCTATGGTTTTGAGATGATCGACGGTCGTCACCAGAAGATTCCGCAGATCGGCATTGTCCAGTTGGATGACGATGTGGAGATTGGGGCTAACACCACCATCGACCGCGCCCGCTTTGGTCGCACGTGGATCGGCGCAGGCACCAAAATTGACAATCTCGTCCAGATCGCGCACAACGTGGTCATCGGAAAACACTGCCTCATTATTGCCCAAGTCGGCATCTCGGGGAGCACGCACCTCGGTAATTACGTCATCGTCGCCGGCGGAGCTGGTATCGTCGGTCATGTGAAAATCGGCGACCAAGCCATCATCGGGGCCAAGGCCGGCGTCAGCAAAAACATCCCCGCTGGCACCAAATGGATCGGTTATTACGCCGAACCTGCCAAGGACATGGCTGAAAAATTGGCTTACCAAAGTCGTCTGCCCAAACTTTTTGCCCGCGTGAAAGCACTCGAAAAGAGCGCCAGCGCCGAGTAA
- the mqnC gene encoding cyclic dehypoxanthinyl futalosine synthase, with amino-acid sequence MTALISEDSAIEKVLAGERISAAEAMELYRLPLPELGWLADQRRQQKKAAAYGGRGNEVVTYIIDRNINYTNVCNVYCKFCAFYRTEKDEDHYVLTHEQIDQKIEELSAIGGVQILMQGGHHPKLGIDHYLELLHHIREKFPHINIHAFSPPEFNHFSQVFQMPLREVITKFKEAGLGSIPGGGGEILVDRVRNRIAPLKCNSDQWLEVMAIAHELGLNTSATMMFGHVETVGERIEHLQRLRDQQDATGGFTAFICWTFQPENTVLKAEPVGSAEYLRMQALSRIFLDNFDNVQSSWVTQGPKIGQIAMKYGANDFGSVMMEENVVSNAGTSFRLAVDDIRRLVIEAGYEPRARDNWYRLLD; translated from the coding sequence ATGACAGCATTGATTTCTGAAGATTCCGCCATTGAAAAAGTCCTCGCGGGCGAACGAATTTCGGCGGCGGAAGCCATGGAATTGTATCGGCTGCCGCTCCCGGAGTTGGGCTGGCTGGCGGATCAGCGGCGGCAGCAAAAAAAGGCCGCAGCCTACGGCGGTCGCGGTAATGAGGTCGTCACTTACATCATTGATCGCAACATTAATTACACCAACGTCTGCAATGTTTACTGCAAGTTTTGCGCGTTTTACCGCACCGAAAAAGACGAGGACCATTACGTTCTCACCCATGAGCAGATCGATCAGAAAATCGAGGAACTGAGCGCCATCGGCGGCGTCCAAATCCTCATGCAGGGAGGCCACCATCCCAAGCTCGGGATCGATCATTACCTCGAACTGCTGCATCATATCCGGGAAAAATTTCCCCATATCAACATCCACGCGTTCAGCCCGCCGGAGTTTAATCACTTCTCGCAAGTCTTCCAAATGCCTCTGCGCGAGGTGATTACGAAATTCAAAGAAGCCGGGTTAGGGTCGATTCCGGGCGGGGGCGGCGAGATTCTAGTGGATCGCGTGCGCAACCGAATCGCTCCATTGAAATGCAACTCGGATCAGTGGCTGGAGGTGATGGCGATTGCACACGAACTCGGGTTGAACACGAGCGCGACGATGATGTTTGGCCACGTGGAAACGGTCGGGGAACGCATCGAGCACTTGCAGCGGTTGCGCGATCAGCAGGATGCGACGGGCGGTTTCACGGCTTTCATTTGCTGGACGTTCCAGCCGGAAAACACCGTGCTGAAAGCCGAACCGGTCGGCAGCGCGGAGTATCTGCGGATGCAGGCGTTGTCCCGGATTTTTCTGGATAATTTTGACAACGTGCAAAGCTCCTGGGTGACGCAGGGTCCGAAGATCGGCCAGATCGCAATGAAGTATGGCGCGAATGATTTTGGCTCCGTGATGATGGAGGAAAATGTGGTCAGCAACGCCGGCACGTCGTTTCGGCTGGCGGTTGATGACATTCGCCGACTGGTGATCGAGGCTGGCTACGAACCGCGGGCGCGGGACAACTGGTATCGCCTGCTAGATTAG
- the bamA gene encoding outer membrane protein assembly factor BamA, producing the protein MTTIPTTLRIVSAAFLLLLTALPAFSQTAPSAPIVQSIEVQYAGPAAISKERILANIRTTVGKPYSEPVVEEDIKSLYRTGAVTNVRMFGEPSGNNIKVFIVVQGKATVSEVVIDGGEIIKPTRIRKEITAKPGAVLNEDTLEADRQKIIEMYQKKGYTDIGIQYKSDVDAKTGKARVTFTISEGAKTEINDINFAGNTVFKKKRLIQEMKTKPKNLLSFFNKSGQLSATQLDEDLQKIKLLYQDAGYSDVKIIDSQVVRISSKKVDLNISISEGTKYTVRSLGIEGNQLATTEQIRGILQMKEGTVFGPTQSQKDIKAIEDSYGRLGYADMKVDLITTPAGPGAVNLQYKIEEGVQSYLERINITGNTRTKDKVLRRELVLAPGDVYDTVRVDISKKRLEGLDYFEKVETYATDTMVPGRKDLNINVDEKRTGSLNFGFGFSSIDSLLGFAEVTQGNFDIAGYPNFTGAGQKFRLKLQYGARRKDFILGLTEPYFMDKKLSLGGEVYYREADYQSTVYSQRNYGFATTLRKPLGNFTQARLEYRIEDVGIYNLDSDVTSAIRAEEGDKLKSQLSFFVTNDTRDSGKLTRTGHKIDAGVHYAGGILGGDVETYGFSLEGTQYFSLPWDTIFLINAEAAVIDSWSNGNVPIFDRLYLGGANSLRGFDYRDVGPKDELGNPLGGRTMAHLTAEYTFPIVEKVRGAFFYDTGFVSADAYDFGGDVNSDFGFGVRLDLPIGPIRIDYGIPIQSDRFNDSSGKFNFNVGYQF; encoded by the coding sequence ATGACCACCATTCCCACCACCTTGAGAATCGTTTCCGCTGCCTTTCTGCTCCTGCTCACCGCGTTGCCCGCGTTTTCGCAAACAGCGCCGAGTGCTCCGATTGTGCAATCCATTGAGGTCCAATACGCTGGTCCAGCCGCGATCAGCAAGGAACGCATCCTTGCCAACATCCGCACCACGGTCGGCAAGCCTTATTCGGAACCCGTTGTCGAGGAGGATATTAAGAGCCTCTATCGCACCGGCGCTGTGACCAATGTCCGCATGTTTGGCGAGCCTTCTGGAAACAACATTAAGGTCTTCATCGTGGTGCAGGGCAAAGCGACCGTCAGCGAAGTTGTCATCGACGGCGGCGAAATCATCAAACCCACCCGCATTCGCAAGGAAATCACAGCCAAACCGGGCGCCGTCCTGAACGAAGACACGCTCGAGGCCGACCGCCAGAAGATCATCGAGATGTATCAGAAAAAAGGCTACACCGACATTGGCATCCAATACAAAAGCGACGTCGATGCCAAGACCGGCAAAGCGCGTGTGACTTTCACCATTTCCGAAGGCGCGAAGACGGAGATCAACGATATCAATTTCGCCGGAAACACCGTTTTCAAGAAAAAGCGGCTCATTCAGGAAATGAAAACCAAGCCGAAGAACCTGCTTTCGTTCTTCAATAAATCGGGCCAGTTGAGCGCAACCCAGCTCGACGAGGATCTTCAAAAAATCAAACTGCTCTACCAGGACGCTGGTTATTCCGACGTAAAGATCATTGATTCGCAAGTCGTCCGCATCAGCAGCAAAAAAGTGGACCTGAACATTTCGATCTCCGAGGGAACAAAATACACCGTTCGCTCGCTCGGCATTGAGGGCAATCAACTGGCCACCACGGAGCAAATCCGCGGCATTTTGCAGATGAAGGAAGGCACCGTTTTTGGTCCGACTCAAAGTCAAAAGGACATCAAGGCCATTGAGGATTCCTACGGACGCCTCGGTTACGCCGACATGAAAGTCGATTTGATCACGACTCCAGCCGGTCCCGGCGCGGTCAATCTGCAATACAAAATCGAGGAAGGCGTGCAAAGCTACCTTGAGCGCATCAACATCACGGGCAACACCCGCACCAAGGACAAGGTCCTCCGCCGCGAGCTGGTTCTGGCTCCGGGCGACGTCTATGACACCGTCCGCGTGGACATCAGCAAGAAACGTCTCGAAGGCCTCGATTATTTTGAGAAAGTCGAGACCTACGCCACCGACACGATGGTGCCCGGCCGCAAGGACTTAAATATCAATGTGGACGAAAAACGCACCGGCTCACTGAACTTCGGCTTCGGCTTCAGTTCTATCGATTCGTTGCTCGGATTCGCCGAGGTCACCCAGGGTAACTTCGACATCGCGGGTTATCCGAATTTTACCGGCGCCGGTCAGAAATTCCGGCTCAAATTGCAATACGGTGCCCGCCGCAAGGACTTCATCCTCGGTCTCACGGAGCCATATTTCATGGATAAAAAACTCTCGCTTGGTGGTGAGGTTTACTACCGCGAAGCGGATTACCAGAGCACGGTCTATTCACAGCGAAACTACGGTTTTGCCACGACGCTGCGCAAGCCTCTCGGCAATTTCACCCAAGCTCGTCTGGAATACCGCATTGAGGACGTCGGCATCTACAACCTGGATTCCGATGTCACCTCGGCCATTCGTGCAGAGGAAGGCGACAAGTTGAAGAGCCAACTCTCCTTCTTTGTCACAAACGACACACGCGACAGCGGCAAGCTCACCCGGACTGGCCATAAAATCGACGCGGGCGTTCATTACGCAGGCGGAATTCTCGGTGGCGACGTCGAGACTTATGGTTTCAGCCTCGAAGGCACCCAGTATTTCTCGCTGCCATGGGATACGATTTTCCTGATCAATGCCGAGGCTGCAGTCATCGATAGCTGGAGCAACGGCAATGTGCCGATCTTCGACCGGCTCTATCTCGGTGGCGCCAACAGCTTGCGCGGTTTCGATTATCGCGATGTCGGTCCCAAGGATGAACTCGGTAACCCACTCGGTGGCCGCACCATGGCGCATCTGACCGCTGAATACACCTTCCCGATTGTGGAAAAAGTCCGCGGTGCCTTCTTCTATGACACCGGCTTTGTCAGCGCAGACGCCTATGATTTCGGCGGCGACGTGAATTCCGACTTCGGCTTCGGTGTGCGCCTCGATCTTCCGATCGGTCCGATCCGCATCGACTACGGCATTCCCATCCAATCCGACCGCTTTAATGACTCTTCAGGCAAATTTAACTTCAATGTTGGCTATCAATTTTGA
- the purH gene encoding bifunctional phosphoribosylaminoimidazolecarboxamide formyltransferase/IMP cyclohydrolase, which translates to MKIQRALLSVSDKAGLVPFAKKLAESGIELVSTGGTATLLRAEGIACKDVSDLTKFPEMMNGRVKTLHPLVHGGLLYVRDNEQHVKEAASAGIEPIDLVVVNLYPFEETVAKPDVTLEQAIEQIDIGGPSMLRSAAKNYRFVTVVTDPTDYEVVLAELAENNGETTLSLREKLAIKVFQLTARYDQMISTFLNREQECGTNFSLSLPLTQRLRYGENPHQEAALYGHFNDHFSQLHGKELSYNNILDISAAGRLILEFNEPTVAILKHTNPCGVGSDPDLREAWLKAFATDKQAPFGGIIITNRPLTEALARAIGEIFSEVIIAPDFEPDARALLQKKKNLRLMRMADVAQGGAHELDYRAVMGGVLVQDVDRANFSGMEEKVVTERPPTIDEMKAMAFGWKIVKHVKSNAIVYTSKDRTLGIGAGQMSRVDSSRIAVWKAGEAGLSLKGSAVCSDAFFPFPDGLIAAAEAGATCAIQPGGSVRDAEVIAAANERKISMVFTGIRHFRH; encoded by the coding sequence ATGAAAATCCAGCGTGCCCTTCTCTCCGTGTCCGATAAAGCCGGCCTCGTGCCCTTTGCCAAAAAGCTTGCGGAGAGTGGCATCGAACTCGTATCCACCGGCGGCACCGCCACCTTGCTGCGCGCGGAAGGCATCGCCTGCAAAGACGTTTCCGATCTCACCAAATTTCCGGAAATGATGAATGGCCGCGTGAAAACGCTGCATCCCCTCGTCCACGGTGGGCTGCTCTACGTCCGTGACAACGAGCAGCATGTGAAGGAAGCCGCCTCCGCTGGAATCGAGCCCATTGATTTAGTCGTGGTCAACTTGTATCCCTTCGAAGAAACGGTCGCCAAACCTGACGTCACTCTCGAACAAGCCATTGAGCAGATCGACATCGGCGGACCCTCCATGCTCCGCAGCGCGGCGAAAAATTACCGCTTCGTCACCGTCGTTACCGATCCCACGGATTATGAAGTTGTCTTGGCCGAACTCGCCGAAAATAATGGCGAGACCACCCTCAGTCTCCGCGAAAAACTGGCGATCAAAGTCTTTCAACTGACCGCGCGCTACGATCAGATGATCTCCACATTCCTCAATCGCGAGCAGGAATGCGGAACGAATTTTTCCCTCTCGCTCCCGCTCACCCAGCGCCTGCGCTACGGCGAAAATCCGCATCAGGAAGCCGCGCTTTACGGCCATTTCAACGACCATTTTTCTCAACTCCACGGTAAGGAACTTTCCTACAACAACATCCTCGACATCAGTGCGGCGGGCCGCCTGATTCTGGAATTTAATGAGCCCACCGTTGCCATTTTGAAGCACACCAATCCGTGTGGAGTTGGCAGCGACCCGGATCTGCGCGAAGCGTGGCTGAAGGCGTTTGCCACCGACAAGCAGGCGCCGTTTGGCGGGATTATTATTACAAACCGCCCGCTCACTGAAGCGCTCGCGCGAGCCATCGGCGAGATTTTCAGCGAGGTCATCATCGCACCGGACTTTGAGCCGGATGCGCGTGCGCTTTTGCAGAAAAAAAAGAATCTTCGTCTCATGCGCATGGCCGATGTGGCTCAGGGCGGAGCGCACGAACTCGACTATCGCGCCGTCATGGGCGGCGTCCTCGTGCAGGATGTGGACCGGGCGAATTTCAGTGGAATGGAAGAGAAGGTCGTCACCGAACGTCCTCCGACCATCGACGAAATGAAAGCCATGGCGTTTGGCTGGAAAATCGTCAAGCACGTCAAATCCAACGCCATTGTTTACACCAGCAAGGATCGCACACTCGGCATCGGCGCCGGGCAAATGTCCCGCGTAGATTCGAGTCGCATCGCGGTCTGGAAAGCAGGCGAGGCCGGGCTTTCGCTGAAGGGCAGCGCCGTTTGCAGCGACGCGTTTTTCCCATTCCCAGACGGCCTGATCGCTGCCGCCGAGGCCGGTGCCACTTGCGCGATTCAACCGGGCGGCTCCGTCCGCGATGCCGAGGTGATCGCTGCCGCCAACGAGCGGAAAATTTCCATGGTCTTCACCGGCATCCGGCATTTCCGTCACTAG